The Candidozyma auris chromosome 1, complete sequence genome includes a region encoding these proteins:
- the BIO32 gene encoding Bio32p, which yields MTQSSYLFSGKVSEHAPMVVGGKGNILTVEDPATHKRREVFDAMGGAAVAALGHGDEEIVAEMAAAAKECSYSYLGYMTNYWAEELAKFYIDKSPKGAFAAALFTCSGSESNENGMKTVCQYWLERGKPEKTVYISRKQSYHGFTIGALSLSESIRKDSYRAVTLPAEQTPKVSCVYPYREMKEGETLDDYCQRLLKELEDKILEVGPEKVGAFLCETLTGSTYGTSPSIPGYLQGVRKICDKYDILMWLDEVMCGTGRASATGGLNCWESWPDFDGPDLQSIGKTLGSGFVSIAGLLVSPKVRQAFVEGSNYIPGGQTYHQHAFNCRVALAVQKKIDRLGLRKNIYENGNKMGERLKELAESTEIVGDVRGLGGFWSLELVKNKQTKEPFPSKLGVGAKTTVKLFANGMTSMGLGGTAGNGLGDHITVAPSYIITEEDANHIAEMLIQAVKEMENDLRTAGEL from the coding sequence ATGACTCAATCGTCGTATCTCTTCTCGGGAAAAGTCAGTGAGCACGCCCCCATGGTGGTGGGCGGAAAGGGCAACATCCTCACAGTTGAGGATCCAGCTACCCACAAGCGCAGAGAAGTGTTTGATGCCATGGGCGGCGCTGCTGTGGCTGCTTTAGGACATGGTGACGAGGAAATTGTTGCTGAAATGGCGGCAGCTGCAAAAGAGTGCTCGTACTCTTACTTGGGGTACATGACCAATTATTGGGCCGaagagttggccaagttctACATTGATAAGTCGCCCAAGGGTGCTTTTGCAGCAGCCCTTTTTACCTGTTCAGGTTCTGAGTCGAACGAAAATGGCATGAAGACTGTTTGTCAATATTGGCTCGAGAGAGGTAAGCCAGAGAAGACTGTGTACATCTCGAGGAAGCAGTCATACCATGGATTCACCATTGGCGCCCTCTCATTGAGTGAGTCAATTCGTAAGGATAGCTACAGGGCCGTCACGTTGCCAGCAGAACAAACACCAAAGGTGTCGTGTGTGTATCCCTACAGGGAGAtgaaagaaggagaaaccTTGGACGACTATTGCCAGCGGCTTTTgaaagagcttgaagacaagatcttggaagTTGGACCTGAGAAGGTTGGCGCCTTCTTATGTGAAACACTTACAGGCTCAACATACGGCACGTCTCCATCAATTCCGGGATACTTGCAAGGCGTTCGTAAAATCTGTGACAAGTATGATATTCTTATGTGGCTCGACGAAGTTATGTGTGGAACGGGACGTGCCAGTGCTACTGGAGGGCTTAACTGCTGGGAATCATGGCCAGATTTTGATGGCCCTGATTTACAACTGATTGGCAAGACTTTAGGAAGTGGCTTTGTATCCATCGCTGGCCTCTTGGTGTCGCCCAAGGTCAGACAGGCATTTGTGGAAGGTTCGAACTACATTCCTGGCGGCCAAACCTATCACCAGCACGCATTTAACTGCCGTGTTGCATTGGCAGtacagaaaaaaattgacagATTGGGTCTTAGGAAGAATATTTACGAAAACGGTAACAAGATGGGTGAGAGGCTCAAAGAGTTGGCTGAATCGACTGAGATTGTTGGCGACGTCAGAGGTCTTGGAGGCTTCTGGTCACTTGAacttgtcaagaacaagcAAACAAAGGAACCCTTCCCTTCAAAATTGGGTGTGGGTGCCAAAACCACGGTGAAGCTCTTTGCCAACGGGATGACAAGTATGGGTCTTGGAGGAACCGCCGGTAACGGTCTCGGAGACCACATCACGGTGGCGCCTTCGTACATTATCACAGAAGAGGATGCCAACCACATCGCTGAGATGCTAATTCAGGCCGTGAAGGAAATGGAGAACGATTTGCGTACTGCTGGAGAGCTCTAA
- the SEN2 gene encoding tRNA splicing endonuclease subunit SEN2 — translation MKIVFEQPGVFAVRQESDMKRAWNNGFFGKGTLSRSEPTFKTRVLGETTGSSEAVTSERRRQRRIFKELRAQHQRYEVEERKRELSSEEKQQWEEIKKKMAEASEVAFTKAAKGDMKEAAEEQDVNLHTLVDLEFLQLEAVEAFFLTFALEAAEVSVGEEVLKELATLKLAADAFCGSTITSNENLPNLDRLGEFLRNYVVYHHYRSLGWCVRNGIKFGCSFLLYKRGPPFHHAEFGVLVLKTEHNKSWEDTLAVARVIGGVRKTLIFVYVEEPSEEQLQEVWESRDSPRRIVLRLLQLYKVCEVVYKRWSPSRTRE, via the coding sequence ATGAAGATTGTATTTGAACAGCCTGGTGTTTTCGCTGTAAGACAAGAAAGCGATATGAAAAGGGCATGGAACAACGGGTTCTTTGGCAAGGGCACTCTTTCACGACTGGAGCCGACGTTCAAGACCAGAGTGTTGGGTGAAACCACAGGGTCGAGCGAGGCAGTAACGAGCGAAAGAAGGCGCCAGAGGCGTATCTTTAAGGAATTGCGGGCGCAGCATCAGCGGTATGAGGTTGAGGAGCGAAAGAGGGAATTGAGCTCAgaggagaagcagcaaTGGGAAgagataaagaagaagatggctGAGGCGAGTGAAGTAGCATTCACTAAGGCAGCCAAAGGGGACATGAAAGAGGCTGctgaagaacaagatgTCAACTTGCACACGCTAGTGGatcttgagtttctccaGCTCGAGGCTGTCGAGGCATTTTTCTTGACATTTGCATTGGAAGCTGCAGAAGTGAGCGTTGGTGAAGAGGTACTCAAAGAGTTGGCGACATTAAAACTTGCTGCTGATGCTTTTTGTGGTTCTACTATCACTAGCAACGAAAATCTTCCGAACTTGGATCGTTTAGGTGAGTTTCTCAGGAACTATGTGGTATATCATCACTACCGAAGCCTTGGGTGGTGTGTTCGTAACGGCATCAAGTTTGGCTGCTCATTTCTCTTGTACAAGCGAGGCCCTCCGTTTCACCACGCAGAATTTGGCGTTCTTGTGTTGAAAACAGAGCACAATAAGCTGTGGGAAGATACCTTGGCTGTGGCCCGAGTGATTGGAGGCGTGAGGAAGACACTCATATTCGTGTACGTAGAGGAACCCTCTGAGGAACAGTTGCAAGAAGTATGGGAGTCAAGGGACTCGCCCAGGCGGATAGTGTTACGTCTTTTACAGCTCTACAAGGTGTGTGAAGTTGTCTATAAGCGCTGGAGCCCTAGCCGGACTAGGGAGTGA
- the HFL2 gene encoding negative cofactor 2 transcription regulator complex subunit BUR6, with protein MADISSLINPPDEKEEQAPVTTPQEEKVSEDTILASFDKIKTHFPAARIKKIMQSDEEIGKVAQATPIVVGRALEIFMANLVEAAIKEAKAAGVRRIAASHVRAAVENTEQFDFLVDAVSKYQSK; from the coding sequence ATGGCCGACATAAGCTCGTTGATTAATCCTCCagacgagaaggaggagcagGCGCCCGTGACCACGCCCCAGGAGGAGAAGGTATCTGAAGACACCATTCTCGCTTCTTTCGATAAAATCAAAACCCATTTTCCAGCTGCCAGGATCAAGAAGATTATGCAGTCTGACGAAGAGATTGGCAAGGTTGCTCAGGCGACGCCCATTGTTGTGGGACGGGCGTTGGAGATTTTCATGGCCAATCTAGTGGAGGCGGCGATTAAGGAGGCCAAAGCTGCCGGTGTAAGGAGAATCGCCGCTTCTCATGTTCGTGCTGCTGTTGAGAACACTGAGCAGTTTGACTTTTTGGTGGATGCAGTGCTGAAGTACCAGTCCAAGTGA
- a CDS encoding putative phosphotransferase, producing MVYNKSHTSLSSRKSSFFNTHQLSHQPQPDVYFVGVDVGTGSARACIIDTNGLILGLCERPITRNELKRNHITQNSTEIWNAICFCVKSVLRDSGVDGSEVFGIGFDATCSLVAISESKDAPAAVGPDFNDDKTNIILWMDHRAPDETNAINATGDKALKYVGGQMSIEMELPKIKWLKHNRPKGLDDLKFYDLADYLTHKATGSEARSYCSTVCKQGFVPIGVDGSETGWSKEFLEQVDLPELAANDFQKLGGVPGKNGTFLSAGDIVGKLTPKSAEELGLTTETIVGSGVIDAYAGWVGTVAAKVDLPTHPELSQDSNGSMETACGRIAAVAGTSTCHVSMTKEPCFVKGVWGPYRDVMAPGYWLAEGGQSCTGALLAHVLSTHPAHGELVHLADASNLSKFDYLNLVLENMVTETNSRSVVALAKHIFFYGDFHGNRSPIADPNMRANIIGQSMDSSVKDLAIQYFGACEFIAQQTRQIIEEMEKGGHQIKCVYMSGGQCRNGLLMRLLADCTGLPIIIPRYIDAAVVFGSALLGAVAAQELVEEHINSGGRARKDSLAKSQTDLKNISNKRADSPLGSPYTAPSATASHTNLGALGYGGAPMHMSTVGEEPQDYFNQTAPPKSPKVDTASDSDSEDEQTLSFGSKSNTSQKVSKGLAAKARSEFKPLTSLSDAKKSDSITTAKTTDPGDRLWQTMEKLTGPGKVVMPHKDSHPDRKLLACKYKVFLDQCYKQQEYRKMVDEVEAAN from the coding sequence ATGGTCTACAACAAATCCCACACCAGCTTGTCCTCAAGAAAgtcctctttcttcaacactcACCAGTTGAGCCACCAGCCCCAGCCTGACGTGTATTTCGTAGGCGTGGATGTCGGTACCGGCTCGGCTAGAGCATGTATCATTGACACCAACGGGTTGATCTTGGGTCTTTGTGAAAGACCCATCACTCGTAacgagttgaagagaaaccaCATCACTCAAAACTCCACAGAGATCTGGAACGCCATCTGTTTCTGTGTCAAGAGCGTGCTTCGCGACTCGGGCGTTGACGGCTCGGAGGTGTTCGGTATTGGTTTTGATGCTACGTGTTCTCTCGTGGCCATTTCCGAGTCCAAGGATGCTCCAGCTGCTGTTGGTCCTGATTTCAACGATGACAAGACCAACATCATCTTGTGGATGGACCACCGTGCTCCGGATGAAACTAACGCTATCAACGCCACTGGCGATAAGGCCCTCAAGTATGTGGGTGGGCAGATGTCTATCGAAATGGAGTTGCCAAAGATCAAGTGGTTGAAGCATAACAGACCCAAGGGCTTGGACGACTTAAAATTCTACGATTTGGCCGACTACTTGACCCATAAGGCCACCGGCTCTGAGGCCCGTTCTTACTGCTCTACTGTATGTAAGCAAGGCTTCGTGCCTATCGGAGTTGATGGTTCTGAAACAGGCTGGTCCAAGGAATTTTTAGAACAAGTAGATTTGCCTGAATTGGCAGCAAATGATTTCCAGAAGTTGGGTGGTGTTCCTGGCAAGAACGGTACCTTTTTGAGCGCCGGTGACATTGTCGGAAAACTTACCCCTAAATCAGCTGAAGAGTTGGGGTTGACAACTGAAACCATCGTGGGAAGCGGTGTCATTGACGCCTACGCCGGATGGGTCGGAACCGTCGCCGCCAAGGTTGATCTTCCAACCCATCCAGAATTGTCTCAGGACTCCAATGGCTCTATGGAGACGGCCTGTGGTCGTATTGCCGCAGTAGCAGGAACTTCTACATGCCATGTTTCGATGACTAAAGAACCATGCTTTGTCAAAGGTGTGTGGGGTCCTTACAGAGATGTCATGGCTCCTGGATACTGGCTTGCTGAAGGTGGTCAATCTTGCACTGGCGCACTTTTGGCTCATGTGTTGTCCACTCACCCAGCTCATGGTGAGTTGGTGCACTTGGCTGACGCCTCCAATTTGTCCAAGTTTGATTACTTGAACTTGGTCTTAGAAAATATGGTTACCGAAACCAACAGCAGATCTGTTGTTGCATTAGCAAAACATATCTTTTTTTACGGTGACTTCCATGGTAACAGATCCCCCATTGCCGACCCCAATATGCGTGCCAACATCATTGGTCAATCCATGGACTCTTCTGTCAAGGATTTGGCAATTCAATACTTTGGTGCTTGTGAGTTCATTGCTCAGCAGACTAGACAAATCATCgaagagatggagaaggGCGGGCACCAGATCAAATGCGTGTACATGTCTGGTGGCCAGTGCCGTAACGGTTTATTGATGAGATTACTTGCTGACTGTACTGGATTGCCAATTATCATTCCAAGATACATTGATGCCGCCGTTGTGTTTGGTAGTGCTTTGTTGGGTGCTGTTGCAGCTCAAGAATTGGTTGAAGAACACATCAATAGCGGTGGTCGTGCTAGAAAGGATTCGTTGGCTAAGTCGCAAACTGACTTGAAAAATATTAGCAACAAGAGGGCAGACTCCCCATTAGGTTCTCCTTACACTGCTCCATCAGCCACTGCTTCCCATACCAATTTGGGAGCCTTAGGCTACGGCGGCGCTCCAATGCACATGTCCACTGTCGGTGAAGAGCCTCAGGATTACTTCAACCAGACTGCACCACCAAAGTCACCAAAGGTTGACACTGCTTCAGACAGTGATTCCGAGGACGAGCAAACTTTGTCGTTCGGATCCAAGCTGAACACCTCACAAAAAGTGTCAAAAGGCTTGGCTGCCAAGGCCAGAAGCGAATTCAAACCATTGACCAGCTTGTCAGACGCAAAGAAGAGCGATTCTATTACCACCGCTAAGACCACTGATCCAGGGGATCGTTTGTGGCAGACAATGGAGAAGCTTACCGGACCGGGTAAAGTTGTCATGCCCCACAAAGACAGCCACCCAGACAGAAAACTCTTGGCTTGCAAGTATAAGGTGTTTTTGGACCAGTGCTACAAGCAGCAAGAGTACAGAAAGATGGTTGACGAGGTTGAGGCCGCCAACTGA